The nucleotide sequence ttttacaaaacaaaaacaaacaacttcACTTCAACGAAGCAGAACAAGTGTCCGTACACATGAAAACAGGGATTCCCCACACTTTGgaattattttaaagtttttgtgtaCAAGAAATAGCGATGACCCTCAAAACTAAGGAAATTAGTGTTGGCGAAAGAAAAATGATCCTCAAATGAAGGCAAATCTTTCCGCGAAATTGGGCAAATCATAGGAAGAAGTCACACTTCTGCGCAGTATTTCGTTCAAACATACAATTCAACTCAATGGTGTCAAGGCCACGTTCTGTTCGACCTAGCAAGCTAACCGTACGTGAAAAACGAACCATATTCCAATCAGTGAAAAATAATCCTCGAATTACGGCTtctcaaatatgtaaaaatattttaatttcctttGGCAAGCATGTGCACGACGATACTGTacgtaaaatacttaaaaaaataggtATTGCGGATGTGTAGCACGTAAGAAACCGTACATATCCGAAATCAACAGAAATAAACGTATGGATTTTGCAAACGAATATTTTAACAAGCCTCCAGAATTTTGGGAACGTGttctatttttcaaatattgcatatttggCAGTAAaggaagttgttgttgttgttgttttaacagcatagttagtactgtcagtgtaagtatatcatcggtcgtcttcgtctagctcatctaggggtaggcccaggaaacatgctgtttcgacaggttgggtgcagagggagaggggggttagatgagtctgattgagggggcatgtgaagaggtggttagagtcgtgcggggtaccttcacatgccgcacatgtgtttggtatgtcggggtgaattctggataagtaggagtttaacctgctacaatatccagaacgtaattgtgccaatgttacacgagtctcacggggaagctggagctcttcatctgcaataggtggtggttggactccgattacggcattcacaggacgggagttcatgaaggtggtaacggtctcccggtgaatgtcgtttattgactgtctaaatactgtccggtccagtaggtttcggtcagttttgtcttggagttcgtcagcgtagtcgaggaggtgtctcctgacgtgcctgggaggcggctcaggctcaagcaggtgtctgcaagggtgaaacctgcggtaacaccccagcaggaactgcttgctgagcaatttgttgtgctccgcaactgggagcatttgtgcctcgttgtgtagatgttgtatgggtgacatcaggaggcacccggtcgctgtccgaatggcggtattttgacaagtctgaagctttgtccactgcgaatcactagtaccaggcgaccagacaggcgcagcatagtttagaaccggtcggccaattgccttaaatgtcgaaagcaacagttctttgtctttgccccaagtgctgccggccagcgatttgaggaccttgttgcgattttggacttttgtggcaattgcggttgtatgcgcagagaaggagagcaagctgtcaaaggttacacccaaaattttggggttattcacagtcggaattggtgtgtcgtcgacttttaccttaagggacagcttgacctcctttgtccaggtggtgaaaagggtcgccgtggacttggtgggggaaagttggagattcctcgcagtgaaaaagcgagaaaggtcggtgaggtagttgttcactttggaacacaggccatcgatgtcattgcccgacgccgttatcgtgcaatcgtcagcgtatgagatcagggaaactcccgctggtggttgggggagcttcgagatgtagaagttaaaaagcaagggtgaaaggacaccaccctgcggtacgtcttgcttaatcttcctctgctttgacatatgatctcgaaaaatcactgacgagtgccgaccgctcaggtagttcgcggaccacctcttcagccctggcgggagtgtcgactgataaatgtcatctagtagcgtggaatggctgactgtatcgaaagccttctttaggtccaacgctactaggacagtcctctcgcaggggcggttttggttaagcccgcgatttatctgggcgtttatggcggtgagtgccgtggtggtgctgtgcactcgtcggaatccgtgctgatgtggggctggggccaggtgtgtcgtgtagagtgggagtaggagggcttcaagtgtcttcactactggggaaaggagagttatcggccgataagactccccttggttggcgggtttcccaggtttcaatagtgggaccactctccctgctttccacttgtcagggatgatgagagtggccagagacaaattgaagacccttgtgaggtatcctactcccaggggtcccagatgcttcagcatcagcgcgtttgatccgtcagggccaatggctttcgatgatttcgacttgttgatgaccccctgaacctcatcaccggagaaagtaagtggcgcactgtcgttcgtcagtttgtgcagccttctggtaacacgacgtttggttctgtcgcccggaggatgcagtatgaacagccggctaaaataactcgcgcatctcttcgggtccgacgaagtacaaccgttgaaggtgatagccaccttgtcgttgtgcttcgtcgggttcgccagggacctaacggtggaccagagcttactcaccccggaggtgaggttacaagtcttcaggtgctcaacccatttagtccgcttatgttgatttaccagttgccggatctccaaattgagatcccttatgcggggatccccgggatcggcctggcgtaggtggtcacgctcgttcactaaactggctgcttctgctgggaaatgaggacggatgtccttataacttccagctgggatgaagcgagcagcagcagctgtgagcaccttgcggaatgcgcgttcgcccacgcgcacatcagtggggatgggaagagcggcgaaggtgttctcggtgaattccgtgaagccggcccaattagcttttttaaagttaaaataggaccggtgattcgcggaaacaaagtctgcaggtctctcaatcgagacgataatgggcaagtggtctgatgcaagcgatagcataggtcgccacgttatgctatttatcagacccgcgctagctattgttaggtcaggcgagctgctacaattgcccactaccctggtgggggcgtcgtcgttcacagtgctgaatgacGAGTCGTCTacctgctctgccaattgctgtcccctacgatcatttgacaggcttgaatgccaaagatcgtgatgcgcattaaagtcacctacaaccaatcggttttcacctctgatgagcggaccaatatcagggtgatatcctgccgggcagcaggtgacagggggtatgtatacgttaaatatttcgagctcggaatcgcctgaccggacagctatgccttaacattctaaggtgctgtccctacggtcgattccttcatcgatgagacgatactgcactgtgtggtggactatcgatcgtgtctgtgcacgttatagccatccctggtgatcagagatgacctagcgtgcaaatttgtttcttggaccgcagctattttaatactgtgccggctcataaagtcaactatctcgtcgaccttactcgtaagtccgttgcagttaaactggagaagcttgaagcttctcggtgaggtctgtgtaatccggggggtgagggacgcgtggggttgtctacgttggacctgctgcgcaatccactgtggttgttgcggcctgatggtggtgggcggccgcgcctccgggggcggtagtgggtgcagagctctgtagcagggggcaacgtaggcagttgtccactcacgggtggtgcgcaggccggaacatctccgaaaatggcaccagccactgcaggaattgcattggactgataccagattccgaggtattacggtctgacacacggaacagactgtacgggggaccaggagctgctggtttgtccccgaactggggttggagcaggaagggatggGAGGGGTTgagggggagttgtgttgctccgataggctcctcaccgtttaggtgtgggttgtggtggcggttggtagtgccggcctatcagggggtgtggtagccgtggaggcatcagacgcctgttggcgggagcaacacgtggccacataccgtgtctaccactccctgtgcgacttaaggcctgagcaggtcttaaggtggctccacccgttgcacttattgcacctaaccgaggtggagttcgggtgaagccgttgatggcagacgcagcagtagaatacctctggcccagggttggattcgactccagccctgaggagaagcatttggagcaggtttgctgcgagagtttgctcctgtgacgtaaggggtagggtgatatacgatacactagacagggctagtgtactggggcggcagcccttgatcgggaaaaacccgagtcattccggtaacgtagaaccggctgccatgggaatgtaaaCTAGTGTGGCGAAAGTGCGGTACCGCGgtcgaaaaataaaatcttgtacCAACTGTGAAGCATGCCTGTATAACACAAATCACTAATAGTGCAACCCGCCCCAATCCTCAGATCTCAATCTCACTGAGCATTTGTGGGATTTTCTGGCGCGCAGGATCCGTCAGCACAACATAACCTCcaaggaaatgcttaaaatCGTAAGAATAAATGAATGGAGCAAAATTACCAACTTGCGGAGATCCTAACGCGGAAAGGTTATCACACAAGTTAATAAcaccttattttgtttttgttaaatatgaatattttaaccGTTGAAGTgaagtttattgttttttttttgtgaaattcaatttttttgaaagatgtacttaggaaaaaatgtatagaaattgtagaaaaattactGACTAAACATTTCTCATAAAAGTTTAACAGTTCTAGtgtttttttacaatgattttttcttaatacagtgcactcgcgataactcgaactaattaaaacaggcgctgttcgatttatcgaatttgttcgacttatcaattgagtgtgctatgttaaaaaaacagtcatcgatatcgatttttttcaattaaatttatttatttatttacatatggatatgaacatgaatatgtttaaaataattaattcgtttcaatatttttcatcaaatatttggcagtctttgtgtcagttacacaaaaaaagtcagctttaacagaaaagttaggccgaaaagaaagttgtaatgtgtgtttgtcttttcttgcctgcagcaatgttgaatatgactttttcacgcagcaattgaagagtgttaacctttgcggggcttacttgttcagttgtggcccactgaattaccttattgatagagctaactgcctcctcagatgatatccgctcacatgtctcagttgtgttgttaaactcagactcagaatcactagtttcaattattacttctgtgtcggtaaattcgacaccatcattccatttgttaacatcataaagcgtaaattcgacctgtaaattatgtttttcatgttatgttctttcaagatgagtccacttattgggtaatccttttttctttggcacagaaaccatttgtataaagcggctttcattttaggaaactcagaagcttttaaagttctcctcttcccaggacccaaaaacgtgttgtttactgcttttaaaattaccttgtctttcttttttataagacttatggtggacttggctaccccatattccttcgctagagaagtaacactacatccacgtttaattttgttaaggacttcagccctctcttttaatgttaaacacttcaaccttttacgatccattactcacatgcactgatacactacaaatgacaaatttaaagcaatttggtcaatgcaagatgttgttcccagaaaactaacgggatattaacgtcgaaatattcatatggacaatacactagtatacatataatttatatacatatactattacatatgtatgtatgtacaaaatgtacatgtttgaaaagaatgtgtgtacaaataaatttgtttttttgttcgagttgtagcgctttaatattgttcgagttacaaactagtcaatagggaaaaaaatgtgttcgagttagcacgtcgttcgacttagcggctattcgagttaccgcgagtgcactgtatattgctttcatttctttgtgtacggatactttttctggcaagtgtatataataatgatacttcaaaagacgcgcctagatatagttttaaaataaaaattgtactaatttagattctttcaggtttcacacCTTACTCAaaactcttaacaattatatgtaaaaaattacatcatttaaatgtccaccatgagcacgtctacaggaaaaatacaccaaaaagttaattcatgaatgcctagttGATATCGATGATTATTCAGCAACGCTTTGTGCTACAGCAAGAACGAATcagtttcttgaaaaaaaaatcacaaattacgcgatatgttcttaaagatcgacaattttcataataagtttcaatacaTTTTAAGGCGTTTtactatcgtgtaaaattgtacttctgtctacttgacaaatgtcaaagatggcaAACAAAAAGGTACCgtttaggaattattcactcctaggcgtcacttttgaaagaccctttataaaaGATGTATTGACGCCTTCGAAACGTATTTTCAGTTATTATCGTAACTTATatgatatatttaaataagttcAATTTGTAGGCAGCTGCAGCCGGCAAATACTCATAATCTGACACtcgtaaatgaaatatttactgAAATTACATATAACTATAAGAATATTCAattccaaattaaaaataaaatgttttttacacCTTCAATTATTAATTACAACCTAATTTTTTTAGATACCGCCTCCAAAGCCACCTCCACCGGAAATGCACTTCATACCCAATCCAAGTAATACTGAATTTGTATATTTACTGGGTTTGGAAACAGTGGTGGATTATTTAACaactaacaataaaaaatcagtTGCAGTAGTTCCACCTTTCCATTGCGCTCAGTGCAAAATCGATTTCACTCCTGTCTGGAAATGGGATAAGCAGGGTATGGTAAATTAtgagtaaactttttttattttaatttgttcattttttcattgttgGCCAAAGGAAATAAAGATCCAAAAGTGATTTGTGAGCAGTGCGTTACAACTAATGTTAAGAAGGCTTTAAAGGCCGAACACACAAATCGACTAAAACAGGCATTTGTCAAAGCTCTTCAACAGGTAATAAAcagttataaaaagaaaaaaaagtttgaaaaatacttttttatatttaggaaCAAGAAATTGAACAGCGACTAACTAGTCAAGGTAGTCCATCACCTGTAGATGCTCATGGTTCATCGGCACAATCTCCACTTCAGCAGCAACCACTACTACAGTTACACCAGCAGCAACAAGCTACACCTAGTGCGCTAGCTAATTTGCCGCCTTCAGTAACCGTCATTCCTACAAAATGTCATACACCTACTCCCAGTGTTGCGTCACGTCCCACACCGCCACCATGCATCCAACAAACGCCCACCCCTCCACCATCCACTACCCCACGTTCTTCACGCAACCAACAGGCAGCATCACAGCCCACGCCAAATCCAACAAACCAAATACAACACCGTGAGCGCGACCAggtgcaacagcagcagcagcaatatgATAAATACACCACTGCAGCGCtggccgctgctgctgctcaaCTTAGTGCGCTTGGGAGTTTACCTGGCTTGAACAGTCTTGCTAGTATAAGCGGTTTAAGCAATCTTGGTCAACTGGGCAATTTTTCAGCATTAGGAGGATTATCGAACATATCTACAGCTGGGGCTGCGAATTCGTCAGTTAGCGGCCTGGGAAATGCATCTTCGGCCGCTCAAGCAGCAGCTTTCCAAGCATTCCAGCAGCAACTTCTTCGAGGCAGGTTTAGTGATTTTAACACAGCTATAGACattaatataaaacattttttgttgtttgaacTATCAGCTTTGGGCCAAGGCTTAGCTGCTAATCCGCAACATATGATGCAGTTTACACCACTTCTGTATTCGTATCAAATGGCGATGGCTCAGGCGGCACAAGTAGCAGGTAATTAGCGTGGAGAATAATAGTTACTTATAAGCTATAAATCAAATACATATCTTTAAAGGACAACAATAAATGATTATCAATTCAACATAttagatgaagtaaaaatttCTGAGCATTTTCAGCTAGGTGTCTTTAGTGAGACATGTGTCACAACTCACGGCTCCGGAATTGCCggtaaaggaaaataaaatcggAGATGAGGCCCGTTCTAGTAAGCCGATCgtagaaaatgtcgataaaatcctAGAAATTCTGAGTTGGACTGTCATGCGAACTTTCTTTTCATTACTCAGGAACTGAAGGTTAGCCAAAAAACGTCAAATTTGATCTAAATCGGAAAATCTTAACTTTGTTAACTTCATcgtcgaactaaaaaaaaaatgctcagaaCATCTTATTTCACCTAATAcatttacagggtttgattgaaaagtaatgagccttcccgcgcggagcgtctgccaagcgatcaaccaaatcggctggtggggggaaaatgatcgttggaccttccccttccactagaaaccggccccagttcgctggcaacagcggtgcattcaacatcgctccgcgcgtgaaagctgttttaaaagtgtgttaggattttgcagtggcgaaaatgcagcgatcgttggagcaatgttactcgatcaaattttgcgtaaagctaaacaaaacgagtttgtatctccaggaagcactgtaaacgcggcattttacaaagcaGTGCTCCTTCCGctaaaaaaccgcgtcgcccgggttcgacCCGACCttatcaacaattggacccttcatcacgacaatgcgccggcgcataccgccttcctctgcacctctgcattggccaatatGGGGGTTCcagtgcttccccaccctccctacagcccagatctGTCCTCTCCGGACTTCTTGtttccgcgcctgaaaagaaagcggaaagggaggcgtttcgactccatcgaggcgatccaaaaaactgtgacagccgaattgaacgcgattccggcggatgagtttaagtTTCCTGctgtggaaggaccgctaccagcggtgtattgacgctcaagcgtcctattttgaagaatattagttgtataagccaaaaggtttaataaaactgcttaaaaaaaataaggcacattacttttcaatcaaaccctgtatctgattttttttaatctgccaCTAACTTCAATAGTATCCTTGGTATCTGTCCTCAAAACACTTTTGATAAAACCAATTGCCTTTTAGTGTCAGAAGTAACAGCGGGATATGATGAAGGGATATCAATATAATCGGTAATTGtgtgcttttataaaaaataatatcagaaTATTTAAAGTCACATTGATGAGGTTCAAATGCTGGCTAATCGGATGCTGTCATGCCCCAGCTTCTGCGGGTATAATTAGAAACTTATAAGTATGATTTGTATTCATCGGCACATATTTTatcatcaattttatttttgaataacttttctatgtaacttttctaaataaaaaaattatttgagtaatggaaatattaatGTTGACCTTTACGCGTTCCATTGCTTGTATACTGTAGCAGTCTAGCTCGCAAgtttcaaatatgattgacgcacgatgccatttgcaaacatttttaatactttcttgATTTGCACGTACTATTAAtaggtcaaaaaaattttgagattaaGCGAAGTCAGCTGTAGTTTCCACCTGTTTAGGATTAcctataaatttaatatacatgCATTATTTCTCTTTGAAGGGAGTTGTGATTACTAAACAGTTTTGCTGGTTTCACATTTTACTTCATGGAATTTTTATTCCACAAACATTAATATGCAATTCAGGTATATGTAatttaggggtaattctggactccaaactaagctggaaattaaatgttgaagaacgggtaaggaaggcagaaattgctgcatatgcctgtaaacgtatgcttggaagaagatggggtcttcaacctaagcatacattatggctgtataagacggttattcgacctattttatcgtatgtttcggtagtttggtggaaggctctagggagagagtacagtACCAAACTGCTCGGccgaatacaaagatcagcccgtgcaataacggtcggagcaatcagatcatgtcctagagagtctctcaatgcactgacacacgttattccaattgacctacatattaagaagatggcaaccatgagtgcaatTAGGTTAAATGAGGCGGGtcgctggagagaaaaaacttatagtcatgctagtctattattgcgacaaactctgttaatctcggtgagaactgactacatcttcccgacggtaacattcaataggaattttgccactgtctttccatctaaggaagaatggaataacggattctctctaaacaacttcgacactacagtctatacggatgaaagtaaaatgggctgcggtgttggagctggtatatattctcacagacttaaaattgagaaatctgtgcgtctccctaataccaccagtgtcttccaggcggaagtactggcaattgggaaagcctgtaggctactaatcgcagatttctcttttaagggtaatatcgccattctctcggatagccaagctatagttatgctgtaaataaccgttaaacaagttggtaacgaggatgtgccaacaaaatggtgcggaaacgctagttggattctggaagaatcaccacttaaaccaaccaaccaaccaggtaTATGGTATACTGATATAACATCTTATATGTCTTACATGGGTTTGAGGCTTTCAATTAATTAAGcttaatattttgtgaatttaagGAAATGTGTACGCTTgtttattttaccatttatatagtaatttaatttattcaaacttcatatttacaatatattcttttatttagctTTCACTAACAAGAAGAACTCATCTTCCTCGTCTTCAAAAAATCAAGCTTCTAATTTGGCCGACATACAACGCGCTGCCGAGCTTCAAAGGCAATATTTAATGGAAATGATACCGCCCCCACAGGCTCCAGGAACAAATAACAATCGTCAAAATAATTGGAAAACCTAAACGTCCATTAggctgcaaaatatttttctgtagtCTGACTctacaacaattttaaaatctaaTTATAGAAGTAgagcattaaaaaaactgattgtaATGCTCCCCAACtgcaaaaatgataataataataataaactattgGCGTACGTGGATGTAGGTAAAGGCTCAAAATAGgtcttatttaatatttaacttgtttttttatttttattcttgtaatgtaagtatatacatacatataatatatgcccGCATATGTTAATCGAAAGTATGTAGTTTCTCCTATGACTATATGAGGTTatgttttgatatttcatataaaatagtctgtttaattaatatttattaaaacaattttgactttAGCTAAAGAACCAAGATATAAATATTATTCAGGCGAAAAATAGAACGGCTGATGCTAATACAAGAgtatacaaaatattgtattcatTATTccatcttttaaataaaaaagcttgCTATAAATATCGATTGGTCattattaaatcaaatttgCCAAACAGGTTAATTGTTGATCATTAATTTTCAGCATGTATAGTACATAGGGACTAACAAATGTCCGGTAAGTTGCATGGaacgaaatattaaaatactttaatttggtatttttaatcttcacaatttttatattttccacaTAATCTCGATTAATTTCAATGTGTTTCTTTAATCTGTAGGCCCACGGTTGAAGACAGCCCTTAAAATCACGCTTTTGTAGCTTCTTAGGTTCTACATGAACCTCATTAATTATCCCtgatttttcttgatttgttGCCTAATTTCTTGTGAACTCTACTTTGGAAATTAGTCAGACCTTGGTAATTTATTCTTTTAGTcctttgaaacaaattttggtGGGCTTCCTTTTTGTTACAGAACGAATTATTCTGTTGTAACCATCGACTGAGATATAAACCAGTAGTGCGATTCACTAACTTTAAGCGATTCGacgattgttatttttgtctgCAGCACTAATGATCGTGCTATTCACAGACTATGTTAACTAACACTAAACAGTTGTCTTCTTCTATTTATTCAAACTGATAGAGTGGAATCTTTGTGAAATTAAATATCGAAATGGTCGAATAACGCAAAGAAGAATAACAAAAAGACGTTTAGCCAAGCTGTTAATTcaattttgaatgttttttttatcaattgtaTTTGCATAAagtaagtacaataaaataacagtttatttgaaattaatgttttattaatactttttgtATATTGCTTCAGGATGATATCGACAGCTCCTAAAAGAAATCGTGCCACAGACGAGCAAACCAGTCGTATGCTTGACTTCTTAATAGATATCCCGGGTCTAGCAAGATCTAGATTCCATAAGCTCCATGGTAAGTTCGAATGCGATAAAAAGTCTTAGTGGAACAGTGAAGACCGTCGATCAATGACACAcggaaagaaaaaatgtgttacTATTTAATACTattaggttgggttaggtttAAAAGCCGCATCGTACATAGAGACAatgatgccacttagaccacgaaatgggtccgttgtgaaccgcgggggctgagctacatttccctttccatattgacccatactgagcttttgacaaagcgtaaaaggttgttgatagcTAAAGTGTACATAagttatctatattcgttaagaagtaggatcttaaatatctgttcctgcttctggctaaaGCTGgccatgtgcaaaaaaggtattgaattgtttccaactcctcctcatttctgcagctgcgacagaaatcatgcgtgtgaacgcctaatctccttgcatgatttcctatgagacaatgtcctatgagggcccctactaaggtcctaatttgaagtctactcaattttataatactcttggaaagacgtagatttagccttggccatgtttgccttgCAATTTCATAGGTATTAAccctaatccatctttgatttgcagaactgattagtgcgtccttaataagaagcttacaagttgcgagaggtacccccataaaattatttatgtttggcaTGCAGTtaccttctcttgcaaattGCTCAG is from Anastrepha ludens isolate Willacy chromosome 4, idAnaLude1.1, whole genome shotgun sequence and encodes:
- the LOC128861177 gene encoding transcriptional repressor p66 alpha isoform X1, producing the protein MAKMEVDDVVDLSLGSSRDPALTITSAAIRDVRVLSQNSGLTITPASSLLNTNSTSAELALQEENKVQRRVLRPRTEPKSYAEAPDIVLLPARLNGRQHNGNIDSETDDEDSASYVPIKELSPAEIEEREKGLRKLREDLRNEETKLVLLKKLKQSQHVMKENLALTPATSSSNPMSIIPTALTSKGSLSVTPTSVVSVSNHAKGRSNAVNINTTNSRNSVPSPCTMATSSASFNRTSSSVLPPPRSSLPGGTTLTSGNSNSSHRIHSRSNLPNLTITPSVTITPTTAPPSGVKPRNTNINETSKISGMINNSVSITPASTTLLQQNQQQQQSDLKNDRSAPRDEALTPAQRQAAAKLALRKQLEKTLLQIPPPKPPPPEMHFIPNPSNTEFVYLLGLETVVDYLTTNNKKSVAVVPPFHCAQCKIDFTPVWKWDKQGNKDPKVICEQCVTTNVKKALKAEHTNRLKQAFVKALQQEQEIEQRLTSQGSPSPVDAHGSSAQSPLQQQPLLQLHQQQQATPSALANLPPSVTVIPTKCHTPTPSVASRPTPPPCIQQTPTPPPSTTPRSSRNQQAASQPTPNPTNQIQHRERDQVQQQQQQYDKYTTAALAAAAAQLSALGSLPGLNSLASISGLSNLGQLGNFSALGGLSNISTAGAANSSVSGLGNASSAAQAAAFQAFQQQLLRALGQGLAANPQHMMQFTPLLYSYQMAMAQAAQVAAFTNKKNSSSSSSKNQASNLADIQRAAELQRQYLMEMIPPPQAPGTNNNRQNNWKT
- the LOC128861177 gene encoding transcriptional repressor p66-beta isoform X2, whose protein sequence is MAKMEVDDVVDLSLGSSRDPALTITSAAIRDVRVLSQNSGLTITPASSLLNTNSTSELALQEENKVQRRVLRPRTEPKSYAEAPDIVLLPARLNGRQHNGNIDSETDDEDSASYVPIKELSPAEIEEREKGLRKLREDLRNEETKLVLLKKLKQSQHVMKENLALTPATSSSNPMSIIPTALTSKGSLSVTPTSVVSVSNHAKGRSNAVNINTTNSRNSVPSPCTMATSSASFNRTSSSVLPPPRSSLPGGTTLTSGNSNSSHRIHSRSNLPNLTITPSVTITPTTAPPSGVKPRNTNINETSKISGMINNSVSITPASTTLLQQNQQQQQSDLKNDRSAPRDEALTPAQRQAAAKLALRKQLEKTLLQIPPPKPPPPEMHFIPNPSNTEFVYLLGLETVVDYLTTNNKKSVAVVPPFHCAQCKIDFTPVWKWDKQGNKDPKVICEQCVTTNVKKALKAEHTNRLKQAFVKALQQEQEIEQRLTSQGSPSPVDAHGSSAQSPLQQQPLLQLHQQQQATPSALANLPPSVTVIPTKCHTPTPSVASRPTPPPCIQQTPTPPPSTTPRSSRNQQAASQPTPNPTNQIQHRERDQVQQQQQQYDKYTTAALAAAAAQLSALGSLPGLNSLASISGLSNLGQLGNFSALGGLSNISTAGAANSSVSGLGNASSAAQAAAFQAFQQQLLRALGQGLAANPQHMMQFTPLLYSYQMAMAQAAQVAAFTNKKNSSSSSSKNQASNLADIQRAAELQRQYLMEMIPPPQAPGTNNNRQNNWKT